A window from Thiomonas sp. FB-Cd encodes these proteins:
- a CDS encoding dihydrolipoyl dehydrogenase has protein sequence MALKFLTPLTALSNDVDVLVLGAGGAGYPGAFFLAQAGRSVLMVDPIGNLGGDCLAEGCVPSKAVREAALVRGLADKFDGFGLRGGKPAVDWGAVLAHKDRVQNTRYAQHAREIAAGGVAFVQGRGVIIAPDRARIDAGDGSGSREVRFRQLILGTGSAPARLPILGADLALTSHDFFRLGANLPLPQHLVIIGGGYIGVETASMLQALGAQCSILEYAPQVLPGFDAELASFLHASLSQRVRIERSAQVLSIAREGDGYHVRYKQDGGERSMQGDAVLIATGRVAVLPEGVEHLGLAMERGHVRVDDTLRTSNPQVWAPGDVNGRSMLFHSAVRQSLVAAHCIAAGGQAVDRMLFHAVPMTVFTEPELAHAGQTAAQAEAALGADAVAVMRYDYAEDSRAQIYAETQGFIKLVFNRQDARLLGAQIAGMDAAQLIAPLALALEQGLGAKALADTVFPHPMLSEGINKAARAFKF, from the coding sequence ATGGCACTCAAATTTTTAACCCCGCTGACCGCCCTGAGCAACGACGTGGATGTGCTCGTGCTCGGCGCTGGAGGCGCTGGGTATCCAGGGGCCTTTTTTCTCGCCCAGGCCGGGCGGTCGGTGCTGATGGTCGACCCGATCGGCAATCTCGGTGGCGACTGTCTGGCCGAGGGTTGCGTGCCTTCGAAGGCGGTGCGCGAGGCGGCGCTGGTGCGCGGTCTGGCGGACAAATTCGACGGCTTCGGTCTGCGCGGCGGCAAGCCCGCGGTGGACTGGGGCGCGGTGCTGGCGCACAAGGATCGGGTGCAGAACACCCGCTACGCGCAGCATGCGCGCGAGATCGCTGCGGGCGGCGTCGCCTTCGTGCAGGGGCGCGGCGTGATCATCGCGCCGGATCGCGCGCGCATCGATGCTGGCGATGGCAGCGGCTCGCGCGAAGTACGCTTTCGCCAATTGATACTCGGCACGGGCTCGGCTCCCGCGCGCCTGCCCATACTCGGGGCGGATCTGGCACTGACTTCGCACGACTTCTTCCGCCTCGGCGCCAATCTGCCGCTGCCGCAACACCTCGTCATCATCGGCGGCGGCTACATCGGGGTGGAGACGGCGTCGATGCTGCAGGCCCTCGGCGCCCAGTGCAGCATTCTCGAATATGCGCCTCAGGTGCTGCCCGGGTTCGATGCTGAGCTGGCGTCTTTTCTGCACGCCAGTCTGTCGCAGCGCGTGCGCATCGAACGCTCCGCGCAGGTGCTGAGCATCGCGCGCGAGGGCGATGGCTATCACGTGCGATACAAGCAAGACGGCGGCGAGCGCAGCATGCAGGGCGACGCCGTGCTCATCGCCACCGGCCGCGTGGCCGTGCTGCCTGAAGGCGTGGAGCACCTCGGTCTGGCGATGGAGCGCGGGCATGTGCGGGTGGACGACACCCTGCGCACGTCCAACCCGCAGGTATGGGCGCCGGGAGATGTCAATGGACGCAGCATGTTGTTCCATTCCGCCGTGCGGCAAAGCCTGGTGGCCGCGCACTGCATCGCTGCTGGCGGGCAGGCGGTGGATCGCATGCTGTTCCACGCCGTGCCGATGACGGTGTTCACCGAGCCCGAACTGGCGCATGCAGGACAGACCGCAGCGCAGGCCGAAGCGGCGCTCGGTGCCGATGCCGTGGCCGTGATGCGCTACGACTACGCCGAAGATTCGCGGGCGCAGATCTATGCCGAGACGCAAGGGTTCATCAAACTGGTGTTCAATCGCCAGGACGCCCGCCTGTTGGGGGCGCAGATCGCCGGCATGGACGCCGCGCAACTGATCGCCCCGCTGGCGCTGGCGCTCGAACAAGGGCTCGGCGCAAAGGCCTTGGCCGATACGGTGTTTCCGCATCCCATGCTCAGCGAAGGCATCAACAAGGCCGCACGCGCCTTCAAGTTTTAG